From Kamptonema formosum PCC 6407, a single genomic window includes:
- the cruG gene encoding 2'-O-glycosyltransferase CruG, translating to MILSLAHYLSSPDLSIEIASVGLLVLQLPAVAILLSRLMKGPSRYPPLEPQSPTPDLVGTCSAIVPTLNEADRISPCLAGLTHQSYELREVIVVDSYSEDGTGDLVKATGQNDPRFRLINDDPLPSGWVGRPWALHTGFLNSSDRSEWIVGIDADTQPHPGLIASLLKTAATEGYDLISLSPQFILKYPGELWLQPALLMTLVYRFGPTGTGAESAERVMANGQCFLCKRSVLAQLGGYTAAKGSFCDDVTLARFAASLGFKVGFLDGAKVLKVRMYEGALETWKEWGRSLDLKDASSQTQIWGDLWLLLAVQGLPIPILLSYLFLSLPFSLSPSPSLFLLGLNLFLLAIRVALCFAIAPSYDRTQAQSKWIFWLSPLADPLAFLRILLSAINKPTQWRGRSYN from the coding sequence TTGATTCTTTCGCTCGCCCATTACCTATCCTCCCCTGATTTATCGATCGAAATTGCCAGTGTCGGACTGCTAGTGCTGCAATTACCAGCCGTAGCCATTCTCTTATCGCGGTTGATGAAAGGGCCCTCTCGCTATCCACCCTTGGAACCGCAGTCACCAACCCCAGATTTGGTAGGTACTTGTAGCGCGATCGTACCGACTTTAAACGAAGCCGATCGCATTTCACCTTGTCTAGCGGGATTAACTCACCAAAGTTACGAACTTCGGGAAGTAATAGTCGTTGATAGTTATTCCGAAGATGGAACGGGGGATTTAGTCAAAGCTACGGGACAAAATGACCCTCGGTTTCGCTTGATTAACGACGATCCCTTACCTTCTGGCTGGGTGGGCCGCCCTTGGGCCTTGCATACAGGTTTTTTGAACAGTTCCGATCGTAGCGAGTGGATTGTAGGGATAGATGCAGATACGCAACCCCATCCCGGTTTAATTGCCAGTTTGCTCAAGACAGCGGCTACTGAGGGTTACGATCTAATTTCCCTTTCGCCGCAGTTTATCCTTAAATATCCCGGAGAATTATGGCTGCAACCCGCCTTGTTGATGACTTTAGTTTATCGTTTTGGGCCGACGGGTACGGGGGCGGAATCAGCAGAACGAGTAATGGCAAATGGTCAGTGTTTTTTGTGTAAGCGATCGGTTTTAGCTCAATTAGGGGGCTATACAGCCGCAAAAGGTTCTTTTTGCGATGATGTCACCCTAGCTCGTTTTGCCGCATCTCTTGGGTTTAAAGTCGGGTTTTTGGACGGTGCGAAGGTTTTGAAGGTGCGGATGTATGAGGGAGCCCTTGAAACTTGGAAGGAGTGGGGGCGATCGCTTGACTTAAAAGATGCTTCTTCTCAGACTCAAATATGGGGGGATTTGTGGCTATTATTAGCAGTTCAAGGCTTACCGATACCAATTTTATTGAGCTATTTATTTTTGTCTCTACCTTTTTCTCTGTCTCCATCGCCTTCTCTATTTTTGTTAGGATTAAACCTATTTTTGCTTGCAATTAGGGTGGCTTTGTGCTTTGCGATCGCACCTTCTTATGACCGCACGCAAGCACAATCTAAGTGGATATTTTGGCTTTCTCCTCTCGCCGATCCCTTAGCCTTTTTACGAATTCTACTCTCTGCTATTAACAAGCCTACTCAATGGCGGGGTAGGAGTTATAACTAG
- the cruF gene encoding gamma-carotene 1'-hydroxylase CruF, with translation MKQLVIAERFCLIAHIVSMAFGLAGLLVVIPRPELIMSLPPAGQVLFQWGMAGGGVVYIIFGAAAVALYAYRTLGLGATLSFMLPSVFLSLGSELLGTSTGFPFGHYHYLSGLGYKIAGLVPFTIPLSWFYLGLVSYAIARAGVAGRDGELNWVRQIAAIAFGALLLTSWDFVLDPAMSQTIVPFWEFEEVGAFFGMPYRNLAGWMGTGVLFMSVAAFFWRKTPNLLQRSQLGLPLVVYLINFAFGAIITITSLDSRFWFPTLLAVFLGVVPAIALSWMAKPQTQEAAETISYQDQLALKAEIAPQPVGLRK, from the coding sequence ATGAAGCAACTTGTGATTGCCGAGCGTTTCTGCCTCATTGCCCACATCGTCTCAATGGCTTTTGGACTGGCGGGGTTGTTGGTGGTGATACCCCGTCCCGAATTGATTATGAGCTTGCCACCTGCTGGACAAGTTCTGTTTCAGTGGGGGATGGCTGGGGGTGGAGTAGTCTACATCATCTTCGGTGCAGCAGCAGTTGCTCTCTATGCCTATCGAACATTAGGACTAGGGGCGACTTTGAGCTTTATGCTGCCCTCTGTGTTTTTATCGCTGGGGAGCGAGTTACTAGGAACGAGCACAGGTTTTCCCTTCGGCCACTACCACTACCTCAGTGGTTTGGGCTACAAGATTGCGGGGCTAGTCCCTTTCACAATTCCCCTGTCATGGTTTTATCTAGGATTAGTTTCCTACGCGATCGCCCGGGCGGGAGTAGCTGGTAGAGATGGCGAACTCAACTGGGTGCGCCAAATCGCAGCGATCGCCTTTGGTGCATTACTACTGACATCTTGGGATTTTGTCCTCGATCCAGCCATGAGCCAGACGATCGTACCTTTCTGGGAGTTTGAAGAGGTGGGAGCCTTCTTTGGGATGCCCTACCGCAACCTGGCAGGGTGGATGGGTACAGGAGTACTGTTTATGAGTGTGGCAGCATTTTTCTGGAGGAAAACACCCAATCTATTGCAGCGATCGCAATTAGGTTTGCCCCTAGTTGTTTATTTGATTAACTTCGCCTTCGGAGCAATTATTACCATCACCTCCCTAGATTCCCGGTTCTGGTTCCCAACATTACTAGCCGTATTTTTGGGTGTAGTTCCGGCTATAGCTTTGTCGTGGATGGCCAAGCCTCAAACTCAAGAAGCGGCTGAAACAATCTCATATCAGGATCAATTGGCTCTCAAGGCTGAAATTGCACCTCAGCCAGTGGGATTGCGAAAATAA